A region of Vicinamibacterales bacterium DNA encodes the following proteins:
- a CDS encoding lysophospholipid acyltransferase family protein, translating into MLIAAIRSLATYVAVSLYVVLMGPPFLALALATGKPLPLYRVALGGVRLGLWLSGITVVVKHREYILRDRAAVYAVNHASNVEPPVLYAALAELFPRLRVLYKAELRKLPILVRAFDLAGFVPLERGNREQSLPAIERAAAALRDGNSFLIFPEGTRSRTGELLPFKKGGFIMALQAGAPIVPVAIAGTRDAMRKGSLVIRPVRVTVRFGQPIETAGLSLEDRDALVARVRGAVAGLLQEQG; encoded by the coding sequence ATGCTGATCGCCGCCATCCGGTCGCTCGCCACCTACGTCGCGGTTTCGCTCTACGTCGTCCTGATGGGACCGCCGTTCCTGGCCCTGGCGCTCGCGACGGGGAAGCCGCTGCCGCTCTACCGCGTGGCGCTCGGCGGCGTGCGCCTGGGCCTGTGGCTGAGCGGCATCACGGTGGTGGTGAAGCACCGCGAGTACATCCTCCGCGATCGGGCGGCGGTGTATGCGGTCAACCACGCGAGCAACGTGGAGCCCCCCGTCCTCTATGCGGCGCTGGCGGAACTGTTTCCCCGGCTGCGCGTCCTGTACAAAGCCGAGTTGCGCAAGCTGCCGATCCTGGTGCGCGCGTTCGACCTCGCCGGCTTCGTCCCGCTGGAGCGCGGCAACCGCGAGCAGAGTCTGCCGGCGATCGAACGGGCGGCCGCGGCGCTGCGCGACGGCAACTCGTTCCTGATCTTTCCGGAGGGGACGCGCAGCCGCACCGGCGAGCTGTTGCCCTTCAAGAAGGGCGGGTTCATCATGGCGCTGCAGGCGGGCGCGCCAATCGTGCCGGTGGCGATCGCCGGCACGCGCGATGCGATGAGGAAAGGCAGCCTGGTGATCCGGCCGGTCCGCGTCACCGTACGGTTCGGCCAGCCGATCGAGACGGCCGGGTTGTCGCTCGAGGATCGCGACGCGCTGGTGGCGCGGGTTCGCGGCGCGGTGGCCGGGCTGTTGCAGGAGCAGGGCTGA
- a CDS encoding DUF4126 domain-containing protein has translation MELLGTSLGALGRTMGFSFAAGINLYATVAILGLASRYGWVALPPQFQAFDNNWIIGTAIALYVVEFFADKIPWIDSMWDAVHTVIRPIGGAAIAVTTLGDASPTTEAMVALLGGTLAASTHFTKSGTRVVANASPEPFTNWALSIGEDIFVVGLGFLALKYPAAAAVVVIVALAIIIALSAWIIRAVRRRFRRADIPAPRVAPQGRH, from the coding sequence ATGGAACTACTCGGGACCTCGCTCGGAGCGCTGGGCCGCACGATGGGCTTCTCGTTCGCGGCGGGGATCAACCTGTACGCGACCGTCGCCATCCTCGGCCTGGCCAGCCGTTACGGCTGGGTCGCGCTGCCGCCGCAGTTCCAGGCGTTCGACAACAACTGGATCATCGGCACGGCGATCGCGCTCTACGTCGTCGAGTTCTTCGCCGACAAGATTCCCTGGATCGACTCGATGTGGGACGCCGTCCACACGGTCATCCGGCCGATCGGCGGCGCGGCGATCGCCGTCACGACCCTGGGAGACGCCTCGCCGACGACCGAGGCCATGGTGGCGCTGCTCGGCGGCACGCTCGCGGCGAGCACGCACTTCACCAAGTCCGGCACACGCGTCGTCGCCAACGCGAGCCCGGAGCCGTTCACCAACTGGGCGTTGAGCATCGGCGAAGACATCTTCGTCGTCGGCCTCGGGTTCCTGGCGCTGAAATATCCGGCGGCGGCAGCCGTCGTCGTGATCGTCGCGCTCGCGATCATCATCGCCCTGTCGGCGTGGATCATCCGTGCGGTCAGGCGGCGGTTCCGACGTGCGGACATCCCGGCGCCACGGGTCGCTCCGCAAGGACGGCA